The Carassius auratus strain Wakin chromosome 21, ASM336829v1, whole genome shotgun sequence sequence tttttctttatttctagaGCTCCAGAGGTTCTGAAGGACTTGGCTCCAGGTTCTCAGCCCCCTTTCCTCATCTATAACGAAGAGGTCCGTACTGACACCAACAAAATCGAAGAGTTTCTGGAAGAGACCCTTGCTCCCCCACAGtgagtatgcatttatttagcaCCAGACCAAAGATTTCAAGTATTGTGTTCCTGAAATATAAgaattccaatatatatatatatatatatatatattggaatgtATATATATCTTATTGTTTGTAACAAATGCCATAATGTTATAAATTCAACTCATTATGACATGTAATGAAATGGAGAAGTTATGTCAACATCATCAAGTAAACATTTTTGTACCATTTTTGCATTGCAGGTATCCCAAGTTATGCTGCCGCTATAAGGAGTCTAACACGGCAGGAGATGACATCTTTCACAAATTCTCAGCATACATCAAAAATCCTAATCCTGGGCTCAATGACAGTAAGGATCACCCTTAGTTATTTTGGCAGCGAACCTTAGAAATTCACTTTAAGGCTTGAAGCCATTTTATGTTTAAAGTATGGAGGCTGTCACTTCTAAAGCATTTGGGGGAAAATGGTGCTCTAATTGGTTTATAATACACTTAATTCATTAATGGTATGGTTAATTGTGTACCTTTCAGTGCTGGAGAAGAAATTTCTAAAGAGTTTGATGAAGTTGGATCAATATCTGTTGACTCCACTTCCTCATGAACTGGACCAGAATCCAGATTCATCCCAATCCACAAGACATTACCTGGATGGAAATGCACTCTCTCTTGCTGATTGCAACCTGCTTCCGAAACTGAACATTGTCAAGGTCCTTTTTTCCTCATTTAGATGGCAAATTCAGTAAATTGTATAGTGTAGTGCTGAATGATATGAGGTGAAATCTTCTCTATGGTCATTAAGCCTCATCTTGctcatatatttaaatgttttgttgactTTATAGGTGGTGTGCAAGAAGTACCGTGGTTTTGAGATCCCTTCAGAGCTAAAAGGCCTCACAAAGTATTTGGACAAAGCATACAAGGAGGATGTGTTCCACCTCACCTGCCCCAAAGACAAAGAGATCCTTCTTGCCTACCATTCAGTGGCCAAATATCTCAACAAGTAAAAATGGACTTcaaaggaggaggaggacaaagattGCATGGAAttaattgaaattttttttttttgtctgtgtaccCCAAAACTgccttattataaatgttttcttaatGGGAATTTTGATTAATGAAGTATTTTATGGGTGGAGGTTGTTTTCGTTCATCATTTAAAAACCACAATTGTGAATAGCAGACGCCTGCCTTGTTTGTTTCTgcaattttttgtatttaaatgtgtcaCTTCTGTCTGTAGTTTTAATGGATTACTTTTGTTTGATTGCCACTCATTCAGAAACGTCTGTGAATGTTGTTTTTAATGGCTGAGTGAAATGAGACATGCAACTGGTCTGAAATTCAAGACAAAGCACTAGACAAGACAACTGATGTTATTGATGTCAAAGGACACTCTTGAAATGTCCAGAATGTATAAAACGGcttgcaaacaaataaaattcatATGGAAGTAAAATGCTATATTTTGTTGCATTTGGTCAAGCTAAGAGAACTTAGAGAAACACAAATGTACACTGAATTGTCTCAACACTTTTTCCACAGTTAACAGAACAATACTTGTACGCTGTTACATAATTAGCTAAATAATTAGactttatattattatgaaagttcCACATACATGGTTTTGAATCATTGGtttggcaattttttttaatgcacgacatatatatatatatatatatatatatatatatatatatatatatatatatatatatatatatatatatatatatatagcgtataaataaatttgaatttattgttttttataatgcatcataATAACATAGttcttaatattatattattattaattttattatcttACGCTGTTTtgcatgtaataataataataataaaaaatgtaaaacaacagcGATTCTGATTGGCCCCTTGATGTTCCTCGTAGCCAATGAAACTGCACGTCACTGCTACGTGAAGGACTGTCAAGGCAACGCCAACAGCAGAGATTTGATTTCATGGGGCGAAAAGGGAGCTGTAAAAGTTTACAATGCAGCGTAATTTGTGTGGAAATGACAAGAGTGTAACCCAGCCAGCAGTTGTGGCATGAATGAACAGTTTCAAACGGGATTATTTCAGGAGCGGTCTTCAATTTCGCTGTCTTTAGTAAGTAAGCTACTGTATGCTAGCTAATTAGCATAATACTCTTCCACGTATAAACCAAACGctaaagaggttttttttttgtaagatgtgtatgttttatttgatatttttgttcAACGGGTCTAAGCCAAACAGAATTCAACTGTTTTTATAAATTGACGTTGTTGTTTACAGTTTAAATATCTGCAACGCccataacacacacatgcatgtcatTCTGCTTCGATGACAGCATAAACACAGCGTCATATTTACTCAAAAAAGTTCAGGCTTTTTGACTGTTTTCTTGTTCTCAAtctgtcatgtaaaaaaaataaaaaaaatttaaatacaactAAATGCAAGCTCCATAAACTGAGggattttatgtttttagaaaTGGGAGAGAGTGAGAATAAGAATGAAGATCAATGCATGTATCCTGTAAGTATCATGCATCTTACtgtctctttatttttttgttgcagcTGGATTGTTATGCATTTGAATTAGTCATTATCAGTTCACATACTTTGTTGATTGTTCGTCCACTAAaccattaaatgtaaaaactgtaCAGTATGGTGTTTGAAAAATGACCACAAACAAGTTTGACATGAGGACGAGTAAGTAATCACAGTGGTTTGAGTTTTGGTGAGGAATGTTGGATTAATGGTTGATCAGATATACCCCCCCTGTGTTTTTGTGTAAGACAGGAAGTAGCTGAGCAAGCACCGTCCTCTTTGAGTCTCATCTGAGCTCAACTTCTAagtctgaattaaaaaataaacaaagatttaaaagaaaccccacatgagttttttttttttcttttttttttttaaacaaattgtatTGTTATTTGGAACAAAcgtaaatgcattataaatatataaaagggTCTTTTATCcagagaggtttttttttcaaaccaaaaCATAGACATACTTGTGAATGGCTGTTTGTTTGTATATTGGTGTGTATTTCCTCAGGCTATTGGGAGTGAAATTCGTTCCCGCTTGCAGCAGTTTGTGGAGGAGAGGATGCAGACCACCATGGTACAGAAACTCACCGATATGTTCtctgaattaaagggatagtttacccaataatgacaattctgtctcaccctcatgtcattccaaacccataagaccttcattcatcttcagaacacaaattaagatatttttgatcttATCTAATTAATGACACtattttcatttctgagtgaagACCTGTTCACACCAAAAACAATAACTATATTGGCGTCCACACCAGTGCATGGtcatgttctgtttattataagtaaatgctgcagttttgttgtctgctgctttaaatgctcaagcacTTTAATAtcaggtggattctgattggctgtcaatgtttttatctttaatcatttaaaagatttttatgttttccctttgaatttagaactgtttttaaaaccatattttcATCGTTCTCTGTGTGAACAACAGGCCTTTACTCTGGAAAGCTGTTTTCCCACATCAGTTTCCAGTTTCTCAGATCAGCTGTACAGATTATGTAACGAATTACAGATGTTTAAATCATGTGTGGGTTTAACAATACACCAATTTAAATGAGATGATTATTTCTTGCAGCAATTTGGCCAATAGTATTTGCTCTATTactgaaaacacattttgatgAAAGTGAAATCAAAAGTTCGGTAGTAGAGGATGATGTTTATCAGTTTTCATGTAGTATCAGATAAATTCCCTTATCATACATTTCTGTGTCTTCTGTCTGTTCAAGCTCACGGGTGTATTGATCGGTGCAGTGGTGGCTATGTGTCTGATAGGAATCTCTGTGCTTTTTCTCTACCGCAGATATAAACTGGCAAGTATGTGTCACTTCTGTGCCCAAAACAGATTATTTCGCACTCTTATTAGAGTTTAAGTCCAAAGAACTGCATACTGATTTGAGCATCatgttgtttttacattgttGTTCAGTTCTAATATTTGATTAAGTGTCTTATGGTCACACTGTTAAATGTTTTGGGGTtggtaaacatttttaaaagatgctcaccaagtctgcattttatttaatgacaatacagtaatactgtggaatattattaccattttactatagtgaaaaatataatttatttctgtgatataaAGTTGAATTTTCCCCAGCCAATACACTTTATTCTTTAGTGTCAcaagatctttcagaaatcaatatgctgattaaaatgctgtttatttctatattatatttttatcaatgttgaaaattgtGATAAATAATAGTgttcaattctttaaaaaattctCACTGACCACCAAACGTGTATGAATGTGTATATCTGATGTACTactattctttatttatttgcttgtgtgtgttttaagatcAACAGTCTGGTGTTCCTCGCTATCGCTTCAGAAAAAGAGATAAAGTGCTTTTTTATGGCAGGAAAATCATGAGAAAGGTGGGTCACGCCTCACTAAAATCCATTTGCTTACCTGTGATTTTGCACCCTGTTTTAGCTGGTGATTAATAATCAAGTTCACAGCAGTCTAATTGTGCTCCAAGATAAATAGCTGAGTGTTCAGACTCTGAATCTGTTGAGATTTGCTTCAGTACTCATTTTTATGTGTAATTAAAACTGACATCAACTAAAACTTCAGTCTTTCTCCACTGGAGGGCAGCATAGAGTGTGCTAATTGACATATGGCTGGCCTGTATGTGTGGCACCTGTATGACTAACAGCCTGATATTTTTATTTGCTCTCCATCCTCCACttgatatttctatttctatCTTTCAGGTCCAGACCCTGTCCTCGACACCATCCTCCTCTTCATTGTCTAAGCAGCGCTCTCGGAAGAGGCCTAAAGTTCTTAGTATAGCACGCAGGTATGTTTAGCTACTTGCGTACCTAATTTTTACAGAACATGTGGCATCTCGTTTCATCGCCCACACAGTTTAAGTCAGGAGCTGTCTGATCAGTCCATCTTGTTTGACTCCTGCTATGATGTCATGCAGGATCTTGCGAATAAGGAAGGAGCCGCCCACTTTGCAGCCCAAAGAACCCCCTCCCTCTCTCCTGGAGGCGGATCTCACTGAATTTGATGTGCAGAGCTCAAACCTGCCTTCAGAGGTGCTCTACATGCTCAAGAACGTCAGGTGAACAACCCCTACCCTGTGGGGTCACATGATAGCGGCTGAACGGCATGCTGATCACATGGTAGAGTTCAGCCTAATGGAATGTCTGGTGTTCATCTAAAGTCGAATGTTGATCTGTTTCAGGGTACTTGGGCATTTTGAGAAGCCATTGTTTTTGGAGCTGTGTCGGCACATGGTGTTTGTGGAGCTGCAGGAGGGAGAAGGGCTGTTCAAGCCCGGGGATGATGACGACAGCATTTATGTGGTTCAGGATGGAAGGCTGGAGCTTTGCATTCATGAGATTGTAAGGATGAGTTTTAGAAGTACCTTTAGTAGTAATCCATAATAGAAGCCAGTTGTTTAGAGAATGTCAGTTGACTCATGCACATGACAAATGCACAATACACTTTACTACATTTTACTTAATAGCAAACTTATTAACTTATTTGTTAAGTTATCTCAGTTAAGGCTACATTTAACCCTAGGATAAGAACATTTTCTTACTTGTAATTCTGAGTGTAAGTCAGGAAAATAGGAAgtctgtatatttatatgtaaactaTATCAAAAATTATGCTGAATAattagtatatataaatatataataaaacacacacacacactacatgcatttatactgtttgtgtgtgtgtgtgtgtgtgtgtgtgtgtgtatatgtatatatatatattttgtgatattAGTTCATGAGCCCTTCGTTGGTCCTGAGCAGttcaactgcctgctgttcttcagaaaaatcctccagcttCTGCACACTCTTTGGTTTTCCAGCTTCTTCTGcttatttgaaccctttccaacagtgACTGTATGATAGATGAggaagacatacaaaatgtgcaggacTGGTattgaaaaaactttttttctttaaatacattaaattacaaaaagGAATTTCTTAGGGATAAATATCTACCTCATCTTCTACTCTAAAATAATGGGAAGCCATTAAAATAAAGGTTACAATTAACAACAGTGCCCAAAATTCAATTTACTATTTAACTATAAATCTAAATTATACAATTTCtattttttgttgaaatataataaaaaatgtcttaactttattcataaaagatttatttaaacataaattaaataatcaagACATCACTCTTACGTAAAGGAATATATAATGAAGTTTATAGTCTAATATTTCTCAAAATGAGAAATTCATTTCTCATTAAACTTCATTACTCTAGCAAATAACGAGCTTTAGACACTGATGACTTAATTCAGGTAAATGAAATGCCACATCAAAgagcaccaaaacagcatatATTGTCTGAATTTCCTGAAATAATTGAATGATTTGTTCGGTACGCATGTGTACTGAACTGAATGtgtgtaccattacacccctgTTTAAAAAGGCTGTGAGTGTACCATTTTTAAGTGTGAAAAGGCAACTAATGAAATAGTGTTTTGTTGGGTTAAGTATCTTAGTGGTTCTAGATCTGGGCTGCTTATGGAAATGTTATGGGTTCGAGCCCCACAGCAACTGATTTATGAACAATCACCATCTTATCCTTGACTAACCTCAGGTTACTTCACCTGGTCCCTGCAAAGTGTAGGTCACTTTGAATAAGAAGTGTCAGCTAAATGGCAAATGAGTAATTAAACTTAGTGCCCTCCCCtcaatttattatattatctttatGTATGTGTCTTTTAGGATGGCACAGAGCCTGTGGTGAAGGACGTGTTGCCCGGGGACAGCGTTCACAGTCtcctcagcattctagacatcaTTACAGTAAGTTCTCTGTCTGCCTTCCTGACGACTTATCCAGCTCCAGTGCACTGAGATTAATTTAGGATCTTCCCTTTTCCTCCAGGGTTATCCTGCTCCCTATAAAACTGTGTCTGCTCGTGCGGCGGTC is a genomic window containing:
- the LOC113038808 gene encoding chloride intracellular channel protein 4-like — its product is MAEAAKIELFVKASDDGESVGNCPFCQRLFMILWLKGVNFTLTTVDMKRAPEVLKDLAPGSQPPFLIYNEEVRTDTNKIEEFLEETLAPPQYPKLCCRYKESNTAGDDIFHKFSAYIKNPNPGLNDMLEKKFLKSLMKLDQYLLTPLPHELDQNPDSSQSTRHYLDGNALSLADCNLLPKLNIVKVVCKKYRGFEIPSELKGLTKYLDKAYKEDVFHLTCPKDKEILLAYHSVAKYLNK